The Sandaracinus amylolyticus genomic interval ATCGTGAGGCCGCCGGTGAGGATGCCGAGCACGCCGTCGACGATGCTCCCGCCGCCGCGCGCGGCGAGCACCTGGAAGTCACTGTCGAGCGCGCGCAGCCGCGTCGCGATGCCGCTCGGGATGCGCACGCCCGCGTCCGTCGTCAGCGGCGCGCGACGTCGCGCGTCGGGCTGTCCGGGGTACTGGATGCCGGGCTGGGCGCTGCCCGGAGGCGGCGGCACGTCGACGCTCTCGTACGAGCTCGGCGGCTGCGCCGGAGGCGTCGTGGATGGCGCCCGTCCTCCCGTCGTCGCGCTGGGGTCGCCCACCGGCGAGCCGAGGTCGCGGGCGGACTGTGCGTGGACACCACGCGGGACGACGCTGATCGTCAGCGCCGTTGCCGCGAACCAGAACCACATCGCTCGCGAGCGCACGAGCAGCAGTATAGTCGCCGGCTTCCGCGGGAGCGAGGCACGCGATCGCAACGCGCGCACGACGAGCCCGAGAAGGCCTCGCGATGACCAAGGCATCGAGCAAGGACAAGACCGTCTTCACCTGCACCGCGTGTGGTGCGGCGAGCCCACGCTGGATGGGCCGCTGCGCGACCTGCGGGGAGTGGAACACGTTCGTCGAGGAGCGCGCGCCTGCGAAGAGCGCGCGGAGCACCGCGGCGAACGTCGCGGGTGATCACCTCGCGCGGCCCACGCCGATCGGAGAGGTCCCACCCGACGGAGCACGCAGGATCGCGACGGGCTCGGAGGAGCTCGACCGCGTGCTCGGCGGTGGCGCGGTGCTCGGCGGCGTCGTGCTGCTCGGCGGCGATCCCGGCATCGGCAAGTCGACGCTGCTCATGCAGGCGCTCGCGGGCATCGCGCGCGGCGGCGCGAAGGCGCTCTACGTGACGGGCGAGGAGAGCGCGGCGCAGGTCGCGATGCGGGCGTCGCGGCTCGCGCTCCCCGGGATGGAACGCGTGATGGTGCAGGCGACCACGGAGCTCGAGGACATCGAGCGCGCGATCGGCGAGCTCGAGCCCGCGACGATCGTCGTCGACTCGATCCAGACGGTGCGCTCGGGCGCGCTCGAGAGCGCGGCGGGCAGCGTCGGTCAGCTGCGCGAGGTCGCGGCGCGGCTCGTCGAGATCGCGAAGCGACGCGGGCTCTCGCTCTTCCTGATCGGTCACGTGACGAAGGAAGGGATGCTCGCGGGGCCGAAGGTGCTCGAGCACCTCGTCGACACGGTGCTGACCTTCGAGGGCGATCCGAGCCTCGCGTACCGCGTGGTGCGCGCGACGAAGAACCGCTTCGGCCCGGCGCACGAGATGGCCGTGTTCGAGATGGTGCGCGAGGGCTTGCGCGAGGTGCCGGACCCGAGCGCGCTGTTCCTCGCGGAGCGTCCGTCGCGCGCGCCGGGCTCGGTGGTGCTGCCGAGCGCGGAAGGAACGCGGCCGGTGCTGATCGAGGTGCAGGCGCTCGTCGCGCCGGCGCGGATGGGACCGCCGCGTCGCGTGTCGACGGGCATCGAGGGGAGCCGCTTGTCGATCCTGCTCGCGGTGCTCGATCGCAAAGCGGACGTGCACGTGCTCGATCAGGACGTGTTCGCGTCCATCGCGGGCGGTGCGCGCGTCGACGAGCGCGCGGCGGATCTCGCGCTGGCGATCGCGGTGGTGTCGAGCCTGCGGGATCGCGCGATCTCCGAAGGGCTCGCGGTGTTCGGCGAGGTGGGCCTCGCGGGCGAGCTGCGCGCGGTGCCGCGCGCATCGAGCCGTCTCCAGGAAGCCCGCAAGATGGGCTTCTCGAAGGTGATCCTGCCCCGCGGGAACCTGACGCAGACGACGCCGGAAGAGCGCGCGGGGCTCGAGCTGGTGGGCGCACCGACGCTGACCGACGCGCTGATCGCGGCGTTCGAGTGACGCGTCAGCCCACGCGCGCGAGGTGATCGGGCTCGACCCAGATCGAGTGCACGAAGTCCTGGGTGCCGACGACGTGACCGACGTGGAGCTCGACGAGAAATCGCGAGCCCTCCATCGGTTGGATGGCTTGGACGACGAACGTTCGGCCGAGGCACGCCTCGAAGAGCGACTTCGTCGAGAGCTGCTCGTCGTCTCGCAGGCCGTCCGGAACGCTGACGAGCCGCACCCTGTCGCCGGGCTTCATCGTCACTCGAGGTGCGCGAAGCGTCGGGCTCGTGCGCACTCGGTCTCGGTGAGCCTTCGCGGGCCGAGGATCGTCGAGTCGCTCGCGTCCGAGTCCATGAGGCGCCACGGCTGATCGGGGCCGAGGTGATCGGGGTGCAGCGGGTGATCGAGGAGCACGTGGCCGAGCTCGTGCGCGAGCGTGAACGCGGCGCGGGCGCGTGCGATCCCTTCGCGCGAGATCAGCACGACGTTCGCGATCGAGCCCGGCGCGCCCGCCGCTTCGCCCGAGACGAACGCCTCGCCGTCGCGCGTTCGGCCGGTGAATTCGCTGACGACGAGCACGTCGATCGTGCGCTCGTCCTCGTCCGTGATCGCGCGGACGAGCGCGCGCTCCTCGAGCGTGCCGGTGAGCGCGGCCATGTTGTCGAACTCGCGCAGTCCATCGCCGAGATCGACCTCGGCGATCGACACGCGCTGCTGCGCGTCGGTGGAGAGCGGCGCGTCGTCGTCGCGCGTGATCGTGACGAACGATCCATCGCGTCGGCGCACCACGACGTCCGCCGAGCGATCCGCGCCGTTCTCGGTGCGCTCGTTCTCGAAGACTCGCGCGACGAAGCGCGCGCGGCGAAGCGCGGTCGCGATCGCGAGCGCGGTCTCGACCGGTCGCGCACCAGGCCGCGTGGTGATCGCCGGGATCGCGCGGCCGTCGACGCGCATGCGGATCACGCCCCCGCCGCGCGCAGGAAGACCGTCGACGTCGGCGACGCTCAGCATCGACGCGCTCGGCGGGTCCACGACCGCGACGTCGAGCTCGAGCGGATCGCCGAAGCCGATCCCGCACTGCGCCCAGACCTCGTTCGCGATCGTCACCTGCTCGCGCGCCAGCGCTGCCGCGCGCGCTTCGTCGCCGCCGATCGCGGGGCGCCCTCCGACGTCGTTGCGCACGATGCGCATCCGCAGTCTCGCGCGGCGGGGCGGCGCGACGCGGATCTCGTACGTCACGCCCGCCGCGGTGACGCGCACGAGGTCGCCGAGCGCGACGAGCAGCACGCGATCGGTCACATCGGGCGCCTCGGCGTCGAGGTCCGTCGTGACGAGCCGCAGGAACGCAGACCGCGACACACCTCTCTCGCGACGCAGCGGAACGTGCTCCTGGGCGTGTCGCGTGATGCCGAGCGCATCGACGCTCTCGATCGACGCCTCGTCGGCGTCGATCCCGACGAGCTCGATGCGCACGTCGCGCGCGTCGCTGCTGCCGTCGAACGACCACACGCGCGGGAGCGCCGCGTCGTTGGGGATGCGCAGCGAGGGCATCAGCACGGCGCGCGACGGATCGAGCGGAGTGTTCGCGCCGTTCAGGAGGCGCACCTCAGCGCGCTCCTGCGCGCTCGCGCTGATCGCGACGAGCACGATCAGCGCCGCGATCCACTCACGCATGAGGCGCAACATCGGCTCGCGGGCGACGGGCCCTCCCGTACGCGTGCTCCGCACGCTCCCGTGCGCGCCCGGCGCCGGCGAGCACTCACGCATGGGACGCCAAATCGGCTCGCGGGCACCGCGCCCTCCCGTACGCGTGCTCCGCACGCTCCCGTGCGCGCCCGGCGCCGGCGAGCACTCACGCATGGGACGCCAAATCGGCTCGCGGGCACCGCGCCCTCCCCTCCGCGTGCTCCGCACGCTCCCGTGCGGGCCCGGTGCCGGCGAGCACTCACGCATGGGACGCACGGCGATGGCCCGCGTCGCGCAGCCGGCGTACCAGCACGCGCACGATGCCCTGCACGATCGGCGGACGCGTGACCATCAGCTCGCGTAGATCGGCGCCGCGCAGCCGCAGTAGCTGCGCGTCGCTCACGCAGAGCGCGTCGCCGCTGCGCGGCTGATGGTCCAGCACCGCGAGATCGCCGAAGAATTCGCGCTCTCCGAGCTCCGCGATGCGCACCCCACCCTGCTCGATCGCGATCGTCCCACGCACCACGAGATAGAGGTCCTCGCCGGGGTCGCCCTCGTGGAACACCGCCGCGCCGGCGCGCTGCTCGACCTGCTCGAGCACGTCGGCGACGCTCAGCAGATCCTCGCCCGAGAGGCCCTCGAAGAGCGGCACGCTGCGCAAGAATCGGATGCGTTCGATGCGCGGGATCATCGGGCGATCGATCTCGGCGAGGTCGGGGAAGCGCTGCTCGAAGCGCGCGCCGTACGTGAGCAGCGCGCAGCGACGCAGGTGAGCATCGTCGAGCAGCACGATCGCGTCCAGCGGGTCCTCGATCGCTTCTCGATCGACGAGCCCGACGCGGCGCGCTGCGTCGATGCGCTCGCGCAGCGAGAGCCGCTCGAACACCGGCACGACCTTGCGCGCGATCACGGGATCGAGCGCCATCTCGAGCAGCTCCGCGACCTGAGCGTCACGCTCGCGCGACGGCGCACGGCGCGATGCCTCGATCGCCGACACGAGGCGCGGGCTCGCGCCGCGCAGCAACAAGAGCTCGAGCACCTCCGCGCGCGACGCCTCGATGCGCAGCTCGACCTCGCGCGCGAGGAAACGAACGTGGGGCTCGAACTCCCAGTCCGGCACCCCGTCGTCGCGCGCGATGCCCGCGAGGATCGACGCGAGCAAGAACGATCGGCGCACCTCGCGCTCGACGAGCGGCAGCGTGACCTCGGGCTCGAGCGGCGCGCGACGTCCGGCGCGGATCGCATCCGCGAGCGCGAACGTCGCGTGATGTCGGATCGCGGGATCACGATGCTCGAGCAGCCGCTTGAGGAGCGCGTCCGACGATGCCGCGCCCGGCGAGCGCGCGATGCGACGCGCGATCTCGGTGAGCGACGCGAGCGTGCTCGCGCCCGCGGGACGCGTGTGATCCCCGAACGCGACCTCGCCGACCTCGACCAGCACTCGCGCCACCGCGGGGCCCGTCGCCGGGTCCTTCAGAAGGACCACGACGTCGGGCAACAGGGTGAGCAGACCGAGCGCGATCACGCGCTCCGCGGCGTGGATCCGCACGTCGGGCGCGGCGTGCGCGAGCAGCGCGCGGAGCGTCTCCTGCATTCCTTTCGCGTGCGCGGCCTCGACCGTGAGCTCGTCGAGCGCGGTGCCACGCGCGCCCGGGTCCTCACCGCGCAGCGCGGGCAGCAGCGCCGCACCGAGGGCCGGTCCGTCGTGCGTGCACCGCAGACACAGCGCGCGCGCGATCGAAGCGACCTGCAGATCCGCGTCGTGCTCGGCGCGCGCGAGCGCGTCCTGGATTGCGCGATCGGAGCGTGCGGTCGCGAGCTGTGCGATCGAAGGGCGCATCGCGCTCACGATGGCGCGACGGACCTCGACATCGATCTCGCGCCCCAGCGCGCGCGCCAGATGCCGCGCGCCCGCGAGATCCGGAATGCGCGAGAGCGCCTCGGCGCTGGCCGCGCGCACGCGCGCGTCTGCGTGCACCAACCCGAGCGCGATGCGATCGATCTGCACCGCGTCGCCCGAGAGTCCGAGCATCTCCGCGGCGAGCATCGCGCGCGCGGCGTCACTCCCGCGGATCTCGCGCTCGAGCAGCTCGATCACGTCGCGCTCGAGCGGCGCGAGGCGCGGCGCACGACCGACCCCCAGGAACAACCGCCGCTCGTCGACCGCGCGCTCGAGCGCGCGCAGGTACGTCTTCCGCGCGCTCGTCGCGATGACGATCACGGTGATCGTCGAGAGCACGAGCACGAGCGCGGCGAGCCATCGCTCGTCCACGTGCTCGGGAATCGCCGCGAGCCCGAGCGCGCACACCGCGTATCCCACCGGCGCGAGCACGCCGCGCGTCGCCGCGCGCGCCTGGGCACGACGCGCGTGCGAGAGCGGCGTCTGCATCTGCTCCTGCGCGTTGGACCACAGCGCCTGCTTCAGCACGCGCCCGGTCCCGCGCAGCAGCACCGCGGACGTCAGCCCCGGCACCAGCGTCGCGAACACCGCCGCGATCGCGGTGACGAGCGGCGTCGCGATCAGCGCGCGCGTCGCGCCGAGCGCACCGAGCACACGCGCCGCGGGCCCGGCGAGCAGCAGGATCCCGATCGCGCTCGTGATCGCGTAGTAGCGCCCGATGAACGCGCTGATCGCCTCCGCGTCACCGAGCGTCTCGCGCGCGGTCGCCATCACGTGGAAGTCCATCACCTCTTCCACGACGAGCGCGAGGATCGAGAGCACCGCCATCATGCGCAGCAGCGGCACCTTCGCGACGAAGCGGAACGCCTCTGCCAGCGGCGCGCTCACCTTGGTCCCTCGGCGATCGCGCTCGTCGAGATCGAGCCGCGCCATCACGCGCGCGACCCACCACGCCGCGCCGAGCAGCACCGGCGCGAGCAGCAGCAGTCCCTCGCTCGCGATCACCTCGACGATCGGCTGCACCGCGAGCCCCGCGATCGTCCACGCGAGCGCCGCGCCGATCCCCGCCACCGGCAACAAGCGTCGCGCCGTGCGCGCATCCGTCGCCGCGCTCGCGACCGCCCACACTTGGATCACGAGCACGCCCGACGCGGCCTCGATCACGACGTAGAGCACGAACGGGATACTTGGTTGGTCGACCAACAAAAGCGCGCGCAGCACGACCATCGCGATGGCCGACCACGACAGCGAGATCGTCCCGAGCCGCGCGGTGCCGAGCCGCTGCGCGTACGCGACCGTCAGCGACGAGAGCGACGCGAGCAGCACCGACGACGCCGCGAACGCCCACGGGATCATCGAGCGCGGGTACGCGACGAGGAAGATCCCGCTCTGCGCCGCCTTCATGAGCGAGAGCGCCGACGAGAGCAGGAAGATCAGCGCGAGCATGCGCACCGCGCGCCCGCCCTGCCCCTCGGGCAGGTCCAACCACGCGGCGACGAAGCGGCTCACCGCTCTTCGCGCGCCCACTCGGGCGGCGGCTGCGATGCCCACTCGGGCCGCGGATCCATCGGCACGCGCACGCCGCAGCCGTGGTTCACCGCGATCGGTCCGTCGGGCACGAGGAAGCCGTCGGTGATGCCGGGCATGCCGGTGATCTCCGTCGGGCCGGGGCAGCCCTGC includes:
- the radA gene encoding DNA repair protein RadA; protein product: MTKASSKDKTVFTCTACGAASPRWMGRCATCGEWNTFVEERAPAKSARSTAANVAGDHLARPTPIGEVPPDGARRIATGSEELDRVLGGGAVLGGVVLLGGDPGIGKSTLLMQALAGIARGGAKALYVTGEESAAQVAMRASRLALPGMERVMVQATTELEDIERAIGELEPATIVVDSIQTVRSGALESAAGSVGQLREVAARLVEIAKRRGLSLFLIGHVTKEGMLAGPKVLEHLVDTVLTFEGDPSLAYRVVRATKNRFGPAHEMAVFEMVREGLREVPDPSALFLAERPSRAPGSVVLPSAEGTRPVLIEVQALVAPARMGPPRRVSTGIEGSRLSILLAVLDRKADVHVLDQDVFASIAGGARVDERAADLALAIAVVSSLRDRAISEGLAVFGEVGLAGELRAVPRASSRLQEARKMGFSKVILPRGNLTQTTPEERAGLELVGAPTLTDALIAAFE
- a CDS encoding ImmA/IrrE family metallo-endopeptidase, whose product is MREWIAALIVLVAISASAQERAEVRLLNGANTPLDPSRAVLMPSLRIPNDAALPRVWSFDGSSDARDVRIELVGIDADEASIESVDALGITRHAQEHVPLRRERGVSRSAFLRLVTTDLDAEAPDVTDRVLLVALGDLVRVTAAGVTYEIRVAPPRRARLRMRIVRNDVGGRPAIGGDEARAAALAREQVTIANEVWAQCGIGFGDPLELDVAVVDPPSASMLSVADVDGLPARGGGVIRMRVDGRAIPAITTRPGARPVETALAIATALRRARFVARVFENERTENGADRSADVVVRRRDGSFVTITRDDDAPLSTDAQQRVSIAEVDLGDGLREFDNMAALTGTLEERALVRAITDEDERTIDVLVVSEFTGRTRDGEAFVSGEAAGAPGSIANVVLISREGIARARAAFTLAHELGHVLLDHPLHPDHLGPDQPWRLMDSDASDSTILGPRRLTETECARARRFAHLE
- a CDS encoding cyclic nucleotide-binding domain-containing protein; the protein is MSRFVAAWLDLPEGQGGRAVRMLALIFLLSSALSLMKAAQSGIFLVAYPRSMIPWAFAASSVLLASLSSLTVAYAQRLGTARLGTISLSWSAIAMVVLRALLLVDQPSIPFVLYVVIEAASGVLVIQVWAVASAATDARTARRLLPVAGIGAALAWTIAGLAVQPIVEVIASEGLLLLAPVLLGAAWWVARVMARLDLDERDRRGTKVSAPLAEAFRFVAKVPLLRMMAVLSILALVVEEVMDFHVMATARETLGDAEAISAFIGRYYAITSAIGILLLAGPAARVLGALGATRALIATPLVTAIAAVFATLVPGLTSAVLLRGTGRVLKQALWSNAQEQMQTPLSHARRAQARAATRGVLAPVGYAVCALGLAAIPEHVDERWLAALVLVLSTITVIVIATSARKTYLRALERAVDERRLFLGVGRAPRLAPLERDVIELLEREIRGSDAARAMLAAEMLGLSGDAVQIDRIALGLVHADARVRAASAEALSRIPDLAGARHLARALGREIDVEVRRAIVSAMRPSIAQLATARSDRAIQDALARAEHDADLQVASIARALCLRCTHDGPALGAALLPALRGEDPGARGTALDELTVEAAHAKGMQETLRALLAHAAPDVRIHAAERVIALGLLTLLPDVVVLLKDPATGPAVARVLVEVGEVAFGDHTRPAGASTLASLTEIARRIARSPGAASSDALLKRLLEHRDPAIRHHATFALADAIRAGRRAPLEPEVTLPLVEREVRRSFLLASILAGIARDDGVPDWEFEPHVRFLAREVELRIEASRAEVLELLLLRGASPRLVSAIEASRRAPSRERDAQVAELLEMALDPVIARKVVPVFERLSLRERIDAARRVGLVDREAIEDPLDAIVLLDDAHLRRCALLTYGARFEQRFPDLAEIDRPMIPRIERIRFLRSVPLFEGLSGEDLLSVADVLEQVEQRAGAAVFHEGDPGEDLYLVVRGTIAIEQGGVRIAELGEREFFGDLAVLDHQPRSGDALCVSDAQLLRLRGADLRELMVTRPPIVQGIVRVLVRRLRDAGHRRASHA